In one Oryza glaberrima chromosome 2, OglaRS2, whole genome shotgun sequence genomic region, the following are encoded:
- the LOC127764286 gene encoding uncharacterized protein LOC127764286, with protein sequence MTLLWRTVKAFSYIQGSIVGECIVEWMRTVIKEKGEIEHPFGIAAAKCIAKEAELISEWLRHGRRMLTDDEYTLCHEIRAVACKPFVFRGEWTVDIAAALLGIRKEAEWLIENLKRFPVESISTSMKIRQFALDFVWEKIGEYASYKNKESSESEMASESDADVTESNDNDYMVCYDEDYLKLGI encoded by the exons ATGACGCTCTTGTGGAGAACTGTAAAAGCCTTTAGTTATATTCAAGGTTCCATAGTGGGTGAGTGCATTGTTGAATGGATGCGTACCGTGATTAAAGAAAAAGGTGAAATAGAACATCCATTTGGCATCGCTGCTGCTAAG TGCATTGCTAAGGAGGCTGAGTTGATTTCCGAATGGCTGAGGCATGGGCGCCGTATGCTTACCGATGATGAGTACACCTTGTGCCATGAAATCCGGGCTGTTGCTTGTAAACCTTTTGTTTTCCGTGGGGAGTGGACTGTTGATATTGCTGCTGCCCTTCTG GGTATCAGAAAGGAGGCTGAGTGGTTGATTGAGAACTTGAAGCGTTTTCCTGTTGAATCCATTAGTACCTCCATGAAGATTCGACAATTTGCCTTGGATTTTGTGTGGGAAAAGATTGGTGAGTATGCATCATATAAGAATAAGGAGAGCAGTGAAAGTGAAATGGCTTCTGAAAGTGATGCCGATGTCACTGAAAGCAATGATAACGACTATATG GTTTGCTATGACGAAGACTACTTGAAACTTGGTATATGA